In Myripristis murdjan chromosome 9, fMyrMur1.1, whole genome shotgun sequence, the following proteins share a genomic window:
- the vps33a gene encoding vacuolar protein sorting-associated protein 33A: protein MAAHLSYGRVNLNILREAARKELREFLDKCAGSKAIVWDEYLTGPFGLIAQYSLLKEHEVEKMFTLKGGRLPAADVKNIIFFVRPRLELMDIIAENVFSEDKMHSPRDFHILFVPRRSMLCEQRLKEQGVLGSFTNIDEYILDLIPYDGDLLSMESESAFRECYLENDQTSLYHTAKGLMTLQALYGTIPQIYGKGECARHVANMMLRMKREFAGSQNQILPVFDTLLLLDRNVDLLTPLATQLTYEGLIDEIYGITNGYVKLPPEKFAQKKQGETGKDLPTEPKKLQLNSAEELYAEIRDKNFNAVGAALSKKAKIISAAFEERHNAKTVGEIKQFVSQLPHMQAARSSLANHTSIAELIKDITTSEAFFDNLTVEQEFMTGVDTDKVNTYIEDCIAQKDPLIKILRLVCMQSVCNNGLKQKVLDYYKREILQTYGYEHMLTLNNLEKTGLLKPQTSSRNNYPTIRKTLKLWMEDANEQNPNDISYVYSGYAPLSIRLTQVLARPGWRSIEEVLKMLPGPHFEERQQLPAGLHKKRQQGENRTTLVFFLGGVTYAEIAALRFLSQMEDSGMEYIIATTKLINGTSWIKSLMDRPESQSP, encoded by the exons GCCATAGTTTGGGATGAATATCTGACAGGACCTTTTGGACTGATTGCGCAGTATTCATTATTGAAG GAACATGAGGTGGAGAAGATGTTCACCCTCAAGGGGGGCCGTCTCCCCGCTGCTGACGTCAAAAACATCATCTTCTTTGTCCGTCCTAGACTGGAGCTCATGGACATCATCGCAGAGAATGTCTTCAG TGAGGATAAGATGCACTCACCACGTGACTTCCACATCCTGTTTGTGCCGCGGCGGAGCATGCTGTGTGAACAGCGGCTGAAGGAGCAGGGCGTGCTTGGCTCCTTCACCAACATTGATGAGTACATCCTAGACCTGATTCCCTATGATGGAGACCTGCTCTCCATGGAGTCTGAAAGCGCTTTCCGA GAGTGCTACTTGGAAAATGACCAGACAAGCCTTTACCACACAGCCAAAGGCCTCATGACCTTGCAGGCACTGTATGGCACCATACCACAGATTTATGGGAAAGGAGAGTGTGCACGG CATGTTGCCAACATGATGCTGAGGATGAAGAGGGAGTTTGCTGGCAGTCAGAATCAGATCCTGCCGGTGTTCGACACCCTGCTCCTCCTGGACCGTAACGTTGACCTGCTCACCCCTCTGGCCACGCAGCTCACCTACGAGGGTCTTATCGACGAGATCTATGGAATAACTAATG GTTATGTCAAGTTGCCTCCGGAGAAGTTTGCACAGAAGAAGCAAGGCGAGACGGGCAAAGATTTACCCACAGAGCCCAAGAAGTTGCAGCTCAACTCAGCCGAGGAATTGTACGCAGAGATCCGGGACAAGAATTTCAATGCTGTTGGAGCAGCGCTCAGCAAGAAGGCTAAAATAATTTCTGCAGCCTTTGAG GAGCGCCATAACGCTAAAACAGTGGGAGAAATCAAGCAGTTTGTGTCTCAGCTGCCTCACATGCAGGCAGCACGGAGCTCGCTGGCTAACCACACTTCTATAGCTGAGCTTATCAAGGACATCACCA CATCTGAGGCCTTCTTTGATAACCTAACAGTGGAGCAGGAGTTTATGACTGGAGTTGACACAGACAAG GTGAACACGTACATAGAGGACTGCATCGCCCAGAAAGATCCCCTGATCAAGATTCTGCGGCTGGTGTGCATGCAGTCTGTCTGCAACAACGGCCTCAAGCAGAAGGTGCTGGACTACTACAAGAGGGAGATTCTCCAG ACCTATGGTTATGAACACATGCTAACACTGAACAACCTGGAGAAGACAGGGCTTTTGAAACCCCAGACGAGCTCCAGGAATAACTACCCCACTATCAGAAAGACTCTTAAACTGTGGATGGAAGACGCCAATGAGCAG AACCCCAACGACATCTCCTACGTATATAGTGGCTATGCCCCGCTAAGCATCCGACTGACCCAGGTGTTGGCCCGGCCCGGCTGGCGCAGCATCGAAGAGGTCCTGAAGATGCTCCCCGGGCCACATTTTGAGGAGAGACAACAGCTGCCTGCAGGGCTGCATAAAAAAC gccagcagggggagaaCAGGACCACGCTGGTGTTCTTTCTCGGTGGAGTGACGTACGCAGAAATAGCCGCTCTGCGTTTCCTCTCTCAAATGGAAGACAGCGGGATGGAATACATTATCGCTACCACCAAACTCATTAATGGTACCAGTTGGATCAAATCCCTCATGGACCGGCCCGAATCTCAGAGCCCCTGA
- the c9h5orf34 gene encoding uncharacterized protein C5orf34 homolog, whose amino-acid sequence MAVSASVSLMIIYEDEAVDVHYADGSRLQLSPCGSEFMLLKAPDPSGHPLQGAQTVRQRTRFTISTYKELLIAALVFRNKYATRPYLPEELIPADHRKPFFSIDSDVEWPEPSSCHAEFGPGGETIISSVEGRATLTLSSSGEDFSVELGCSLSRPGSQHQREPGHVGQPDGRAVSQRDKAGCLQATDDETSEVQRRRTRNKEPIRARSCSPQMNGHGPAQSKPEDIYQSTTVVQHHSCCDVAPLWRYPLSLALHHWSHRLSKPLADIGAEGATDCSQAHRRINMTDVPSEERKSHLPEALPLSCPSPHQHRWKFKDPLAKSEEPLDQDLPRELVKVMWCQGVTYRILNEAISVIEVSPGDGSVIRSNGALNSYFTHHKRELCAGQVKEVTYHLNSLPPDVPGQLYSVASIMKRASRILTCYNQARLSLKLPVTPSCLQQDRHFSVPVISNENPRSSPPLDHQVSQTAQSRANLVAVELEKIKRFNFLLEHSSLLKSEMRSPELGCRSTEGESRGEAVNESCIADALQRTSKAIQDIDALLSATTLT is encoded by the exons ATGGCAGTCAGCGCCAGTGTCAGCTTGATGATCATATATGAGGATGAGGCGGTGGACGTTCACTACGCAGACGGCTCCCGCCTGCAGCTGTCGCCGTGTGGCAGTGAGTTCATGCTGCTGAAAGCCCCGGACCCGTCCGGCCACCCCCTGCAGGGCGCACAGACTGTCCGACAGAGGACCAGGTTCACCATCAGCACCTACAAG GAGCTGTTGATAGCTGCACTGGTTTTCAGGAATAAGTATGCCACTCGACCCTACCTACCAGAGGAACTCATCCCTGCTGATCATAGAAAG CCTTTCTTCAGTATTGATTCAGATGTGGAGTGGCCTGAGCCGTCCTCCTGCCATGCCGAGTTTGGACCCGGCGGTGAAACCATCATCAGCTCAGTGGAGGGCAGGGCCACTCTGACGTTGTCCTCCTCAGGGGAAGACTTCTCCGTGGAGCTCGGGTGCAGCCTCAGTCGGCCTGGCAGTCAGCACCAGAGGGAGCCTGGTCATGTAGGGCAACCCGATGGCAGGGCTGTCAGTCAGAGAGACAAAGCTGGCTGCCTTCAGGCCACCGATGATGAAACCAGCGAGGTTCAGAGGAGAAGAACTAGAAATaaagagccaatcagagcaagGTCTTGTTCTCCTCAGATGAACGGCCACGGCCCAGCTCAATCCAAG cCAGAGGACATATACCAGTCCACCACAGTGGTCCAGCATCACTCCTGCTGTGATGTTGCCCCCTTGTGGCGGTATCCTCTCTCCCTGGCTCTCCATCACTGGAGCCATCGCCTCTCCAAGCCTCTTGCAGACATCGGAGCAGAGGGAGCCACAGATTGCAGCCAGGCACACAGGCGGATCAACATGACGGATGTACCCAGTGAGGAGAGAAAGTCTCATCTTCCTGAGGCACTGCCTCTCTCGTGTCCCTCACCTCATCAGCACAG GTGGAAGTTTAAAGACCCTCTGGCCAAAAGTGAAGAACCTCTAGACCAGGACCTTCCAAGAGAGTTGGTCAAAGTGATGTGGTGCCAAGGAGTGACCTACAG GATACTCAATGAAGCAATCTCAGTCATAGAGGTTTCCCCAGGTGATGGATCAGTCATCCGGTCTAACGGTGCCCTCAACAGTTACTTCACACACCACAAAAGGGAGCTTTGCGCAGGGCAG GTGAAAGAGGTAACATACCATCTGAACAGCCTTCCACCTGATGTACCTGGGCAGCTCTACTCTGTGGCATCCATTATGAAGCGTGCAAGCAG GATCCTCACTTGCTACAATCAGGCCAGACTCTCATTAAAACTCCCCGTCACTCCCAGCTGCTTGCAACAG gacAGACATTTTTCTGTGCCGGTAATATCGAACGAAAACCCACGCAGTTCTCCACCTCTAGATCATCAAGTCTCACAGACAGCGCAGAGTCG GGCAAACCTTGTAGCTGTAGAACTGGAGAAGATAAAACGATTCAACT TTCTGTTGGAGCACAGTAGTCTGCTTAAAAGTGAGATGCGTTCTCCAGAACTGGGATGCAGGTCTACAGAAGGGGAGAGTCGTGGTGAAGCGGTGAATGAGAGTTGCATCGCTGACGCTCTCCAGAGAACGTCCAAAGCCATACAGGACATTGATGCTCTTTTATCAGCCACCACACTCACTTGA